In Tenrec ecaudatus isolate mTenEca1 unplaced genomic scaffold, mTenEca1.hap1 Scaffold_547, whole genome shotgun sequence, a single genomic region encodes these proteins:
- the LOC142436710 gene encoding thyrotropin-releasing hormone-degrading ectoenzyme-like produces the protein MALDGERGEQEEEKEKKKKKKKRRKKKRAEEGAAESRSPSQATMGEAAAAAPRPGGRGPSDPWADSVGVRPRTTERHITVHKRLVLAFAVSLVALLAVTMLAVLLSLRFDECGAPGADGGPAGSPARDRNASLPGAAPRNHPAGEGSAPSEAAGQATPATPSARPPSEEEREPRRPWTQLCLSGHLKPLHYNLMLTAFMENFTFAGEVNVEIACRNATRYVVLHASRVAVEKVQVAEDRVAGAVPVAGFFLYPQTQVLVVVLNRTLDAQRNYNLKIVYNALIVNELLGFFRSSYVLHGERRCGCMQDPTPSEEDPGTTPSI, from the coding sequence ATGGCCCTGGACGGCGAGcggggggagcaggaggaggagaaggaaaagaagaagaagaaaaagaagaggaggaagaagaagagggcagaggagggggccGCGGAGAGCCGCTCACCCTCGCAGGCCACCATGGGggaggccgccgccgccgcgccccgGCCGGGCGGCAGGGGGCCCTCGGACCCGTGGGCGGACTCGGTGGGCGTGCGACCCCGCACCACGGAGCGCCACATCACGGTGCACAAACGGCTTGTGCTGGCCTTCGCCGTGTCCCTCGTGGCGCTGCTCGCCGTCACCATGCTCGCCGTGCTGCTCAGCTTGCGGTTCGACGAGTGCGGCGCGCCCGGCGCCGACGGCGGCCCCGCGGGCTCCCCCGCGCGTGACCGCAACGCCAGCCTCCCGGGAGCCGCCCCGCGCAACCACCCCGCGGGCGAGGGCTCGGCGCCGTCCGAAGCGGCCGGCCAGGCGACGCCGGCGACCCCGTCCGCCCGGCCACCATCGGAGGAGGAGCGCGAGCCGCGGCGCCCCTGGACCCAGTTGTGCTTGTCGGGCCACCTCAAGCCGCTGCACTACAATCTGATGCTCACCGCCTTCATGGAGAACTTCACCTTCGCCGGCGAGGTGAACGTGGAGATAGCGTGCCGGAACGCCACCCGCTACGTCGTGCTGCACGCCTCCCGGGTGGCCGTCGAGAAGGTGCAGGTGGCCGAGGACCGCGTGGCTGGGGCCGTGCCCGTGGCCGGCTTTTTCCTCTACCCACAGACCCAGGTCTTGGTGGTGGTGCTGAACCGGACCTTGGACGCCCAGAGGAATTACAACCTGAAGATCGTCTACAATGCCCTCATTGTAAACGAGCTCCTGGGCTTCTTCCGCAGCTCCTACGTGCTCCACGGGGAGAGAAG